GCTGAATCATGAAGTGATTATATATGAAGCAGCAAATTTGCCATTTCAATCACCTGTTATAGAGCGCATGCCGTTATATGTATTGCCAGAGGCTAAACTAACGACGATTAGCACATTGTTAATTCCTCCAGCGCGTCCAATGACGCTTAACCATGAGATGTTAGCCAAATTAGGTATCGCCGAAGCAGATATTGGCTAAGTATTTTTATGGCTGTTCACAAATGAGGTAATAAAGTAATAGTATGTTTTAAACCGCCGTACTTTTATCGACAAGCTATTAATGGTGATTATTGGATGTAAATGATTCAATCTTAGCGAAATTGATATAGTTTTTATTGATAAAAAGATGTTAATGGGCAATTTTGTGTAGAGATTTGCAATAAAACAATTGGTTACGACGTTTTTTGTCGACGGAACGACCCAGTAAAGTTAAAGTTGTTACAAATGATAATCACATAGATGTAAATTTAAGTCGCTAATTACAAATATAATCTAGAATATAAGGTTACGATATGTCTAACATGAATACATTTTTTACTAAGCTTGGAACGGACGCCGCTTTATTGGAAGCATATAAGCTTGATCCACGTGGTGTAATGAAATCAAATGGATTAACACAAGAAGAGATTGAAGCTGTGATGTCAGGAGATAAAGCACGTGTTAGTCAGTTGTCTGGTGATAAAGAAATGGCCATGTATATGATTATAAGTAATCCGACAGAGTAATTATTTTTTGCCTCAAATATTGATGTATTTTTTTATTATCATCGTGTTGCTTTTTAGCCGCGCGGCGATAGCTGACAACATCGATTATGATAAAGAACTCGACACTATTGAACAATCTTTGAAGACTGATATTGGTTATGCCATTGAAAAGATTGATACCGCGTTATCCTCTGAATCGTTACTCACCTCACCACAGCATAGCCGTCTGTATATGTTGCTAGGTACAAAAGATCTTTATTTAGGTCATTTTGTCGAAGCAGATAAAGCTTTCGATAAAGCACTGACATACGGACCACTTGGTGAAGAACTCACCAATATTTATTTATTGAAAATCACTGCAAATATCGGCTTGAGTAATTATCAAAAAGCTTTTGCTCTTTTAGAGGATAACCTTTCTCGTATCGACAGTTATCAAGATCAAAGTATCAAAATAATGTCCTATATTCGCTTGATGAATGTGTATTTACAGCTTAACGCTTATGAGGAAATGCTACGTATCGCGCAATTAGCACTGAGTCTAAACCAAGGTAAAGACCCAAAAAGTGAATGTTTTTCGATGTTATATCACTCAGTTGCTCATTTAAAGCTAGCCCACTTTGATCAAGCCGAGACGTTCTTTAAAGACACTCAACTTTATTGTAAAAATCATGGTTTTCCATTGATTGAGATTATGTCAATTAAGGGGCAAGGTAATGTTTTGTTTGATAAGGGCTTATATGCTGAAGCAGAACCATTTTATCTAGTGGCTTTAGAGCGCTACCAGAAGTTTAAATTTCAAATTGAGATTAACGAAATACAGTCTTATTTGAGCTCGATATATTTCCATTTGGGTGATTATCAGCAAGCCGATATGTTTGCGCAGTTAGTTAATGCTTTACCCAATAAGCCCAGTAATATGCAGGTAAAAAAACGTGTTAGCGAAATACTGTCTTTAATTGCGGGTAAACGTGGTCAGTTCGATAAAGCATACCAATATCAAGTTGTTGCTTCTGCACTTGGTCAGCAATTACTTGATGAACAGAAAGTAAAAGAAAATGCCTACCAAATGGCCCGCTTTGATAGCGTTGAAAAAAATCGTGAGAATACCAGCTTAATTCAAGACCATGAACTTTTGATGAAACAAAAAGATTTATTCATGAAAGAGAAAAGTTCATCGATTATGTTTTCAACATTATTAGTTGGGCTTTCTGTTGGTTTATTATTGTTATTAATATCTGCTTGGATGCAGCGTAATCAATTTATGAAGCAAGCGCAGCGAGATGGATTAACAGGTATCTTTAATCGCCGTACAGGGCAAGAAATGGCAGAAAATGAATTTATTCAAGCTCAAATGCTTGGCGAGTCATTTTCTGTGCTGTTGATGGATTTAGACTTATTTAAAAATATTAATGATCAATATGGTCATGCTACGGGCGATTGGGTATTAAAAAAGGTCACACATGTGATTGGTGAAATGTTAAAGCCGACCCATATATTTACCCGAATGGGTGGGGAAGAGTTTGCTATTTTTATGCCAAAGCAAACTGAAGATATCGCGGTTGAATTTGCCGAACAGGTTCGCCATGCCGTTGCCAATATTAACACCCGTTTCTCAGGGCACGATTTTACTGTCACAGTGAGTTGTGGTGTGAGTAGCGTCGATAAGGATGACCTAAGCCTCGACCCGTTAATTCGCCGTGCCGATTTAGCGCTTTATAAGGCTAAACATAACGGTCGAAATTGCGTCATCTGTTATAACGACGCCATCAAATAACGATAACCCTCTAGCTGACTGTATATCCCTCCCGTGTATTACCTTGAGTAAAGTAAATCAACATATGCTAAACCAGCTTGTGATAGCAGCTAAACGCTGACACTACGGCAGTTGTGAACGTTACAGTGCACTGGACAAGGAAAGTTAATCAAAGCTTTTTTATCAGCGTAATTTGCGCTATTAATTTATCACAGACACGCTATAAGTGCGCCTTGTTAGTCGAGCAACGAGTAAGTTGGATAGTGCAGATTTGAAACAATCTCTTTTTATCGCGCAACCCCATCTTTTATTCTGAGTTAATATTATGCATTTATGGTCTGTACCAAATTGCTTCAAGGTAAAATCCTCCGCTACAAATGCTAACGCTATGTCCGTCTCATTTATCACTTACAACATGTGTTAACTCCATATACTCATCACCGTTTGCGTTACCTTGTTGGCCACTCTATTTGAGCTAGAGCTGAATCATTAACTATTTATCAATAAACGACAATTAACATACTGTGAGCGAAGCTTGGTTATTATTGGCATATTCCGCCCAGAGCAGATCACCGTTTGTTACTTGTTGCTGCACCATTTTGGTTCTCTATTGCCCCATTTATGAAGTTCTTTCAATTATTTTTAAAAAAATTGAATTTTATTTAAAAAAAACCAATCTACTTGAGCTTGTTGATCGGGTGACGTAACTCACATTTTAAGCCGTTGCGGCGGCTTATTTTATTTCGTTTACGTAAACGTAAATTTAAAACAGTTGTTTAAATTTGGTAGTTGATTACCTAGTTTTAACTATCTGTTTTTAAAGATTAAAACCTTGTTACGTGTAGGTAAGCTAGAAACGTTACAAAATTGTTTAATTCAATGGCATAGACTAAAGTTTAGTAAACATAATTTTACATCAAGTAATTATATTACATCCTTTTTTACCATAATCATTTACCGGTAAATTGGTAAGATGAATTTCAGATGGCCAATTTAAAGTATAAGCTCTATCTTATTATTGCGTTTAATATCAATTGTTTAAGTCTGTTTTTCTCGGTTGGTAAGACCATTTTATATGATCTGTAACACTGGTTTTTAAGTCGTTTTGGTAAAGTGAAGACTGTTGCAATTACAAACGTTTTTGGTTAGTTTTTAGTACGAAACAGACATTTGAAAGTTTTTGGTAAACAGTCAGCTTCAGTTAAATGTTATTAGAAATGGTTTATTTGAACGCGAATATATACGCCGATGAGTTGGTATAGATAAGCGTGATAAGTAGACAGTAGATAACGTCACTACACAGTGAAGCATGACAACCGATATCAAAACAGACAGCATTTAGGGAGCCATTATTATGACGGCAGAACAATTAGTAGCTCAATACAGTAAGTCCACAGCAAATGCTGATGATTCGATTAAAACCGATCTCACGTTTATTGGTCCCACTGTCAACGGTCAAGAAGACGTTTTTAACTCTGGCGCTGTGGCTTTCCTTGATTCGTTATGTGCAAAATTTGTTGATGAAGTACCTGAGCTATTAGCTAAGCGTAAACAAAAACAAGCTCGTATTGATAATGGTGAGTTGCCTGATTTTTTACCTGAAACTCGTGCAATACGTGGTGGTGATTGGACTATCCGTGGCATGCCTGATGATCTCACCGACAGACGTGTTGAAATTACTGGCCCCGTTGACCGTAAAATGATCATCAATGCTTTAAACGCCAATGTAAAAGTGTTTATGGCCGACTTTGAGGATTCATTAGCACCGAGTTGGCAAAAAATTGTCGAAGGACAAATTAACCTTCGTGATGCCGTTCGTGGCGATATTGAACTAACCGTTCCTGAAACCGGTAAGCATTATTCGTTAAACCCTGACCCTGCAGTGTTAATTGCTCGTGTACGTGGTTTGCATCTTATTGAAAAGCACATTGAATACAAAGGCAAACCTATTCCTGGTGGGTTAGTCGATTTTGCTATGTACTTTTATCATAATTATCGTCAGCTGTTAGCTAAAAACTCTGGACCTTACTTTTATATTCCTAAGTTAGAAAGCCATATAGAAGCGCGTTGGTGGGCAAAAATGTTTGCCTTTGTAGAAGAGCGTTTTTGCTTACAGCCTGGCACGATTAAATGTACTTGTTTAATTGAAACATTACCTGCGGTATTTGAAATGGAGGAGATTCTTTATGAACTTCGTTCAAACATTGTCGCGCTGAATTGTGGTCGTTGGGATTATATATTCAGCTACATCAAAACCTTAAAGAACTATCCGGACCGTGTACTACCCGACCGTCAAGCGGTAACGATGGATACTAAATTTTTAAGTGCTTATTCACGTCTATTGATAAAAACTTGCCATAAACGTGGCGCATTAGCCATGGGCGGTATGGCAGCATTTATTCCTGCTAAAGATGAAGCGACTAACGAACTGGTACTGCAAAAAGTGCGTGGCGATAAAGAGTTAGAGGCTCGCAATGGCCATGACGGTACTTGGGTCGCACATCCTGGTTTAGCCGACACCGCAATGAAAATTTTCAATGATTACATCGGTGGCGATAGAACCAATCAATTACACATTACTCGTGATGTCGATGCACCCATTTTAGCCAGCGAGTTACTTGAGCCTTGTCAAGGCGAGCGAACTGAAGCAGGCATGCGTTTGAACATTCGTATTGCGTTGCAGTACATCGAAGCGTGGATCCAGGGCAATGGTTGCGTACCGATTTACGGTTTGATGGAAGATGCTGCCACGGCTGAAATATCGCGCACTTCTATTTGGCAATGGATCCAGCATGGTAAAAGTTTATCCAACGGCAAACTGGTCACTAAAGCATTGTTTAAAGACATGTTGAAAGAAGAAATGGCCAACGTGAAAGAGGAACTTGGTGCAGAGCGCTTTAAAGCAGGTGAGTTCGTCAAAGCGGCAACATTATTTGAACAAATTACTACCTCTGATGAGCTAGTCGATTTCTTAACATTACCAGGATATGAACTGTTAACGGCGTAATGTCGGATAACGATATTAATTACAACACTACTGAATTAGGCAAAGTTGAATGATTCACTTTGCCACCCTCATACAGGAAGGGGCGACACTATGACTACACAACTAACTCGTCAGCAACAGGTTGATGCAATTAAGAAAGATTGGGCTGAAAATCCACGTTGGAAATCGGTTAAGCGTCCTTTCACTGCTGAAGAAGTTGTTGCATTACGTGGCTCTGTTGTGCCAGAAAATACCATTGCTAAAATGGGTGCTGCAAAATTGTGGGAACTGGTTAACGGCGGCGCTAAAAAAGGCTACGTAAACTCACTGGGCGCACTTACTGGTGGTCAAGCGGTACAGCAAGCAAAAGCGGGAATAGAAGCGATTTACTTATCAGGCTGGCAAGTTGCTGCTGACGCTAACTTAGCGGGCACTATGTATCCAGACCAATCACTTTACCCAGCAAACTCAGTACCTGCTGTTGTGAGCCGTATTAATAACTCATTTCGCCGTGCTGACCAGATTCAATGGGGCAAAGAAGTAAATCCTGGTGATGACAATTACACTGACTATTTCCTACCTATTGTTGCTGATGCAGAAGCCGGTTTTGGTGGTGTATTGAATGCATTTGAACTAATGAAGTCGATGATTGATGCTGGTGCTGCAGGTGTTCACTTTGAAGACCAATTAGCGTCTGTTAAGAAGTGTGGTCACATGGGCGGTAAAGTTTTAGTGCCAACCCAAGAAGCGGTGCAAAAGTTAGTTGCTGCACGTTTAGCGGCAGATGTTAGTGGTGTTGATACTTTGGTTATTGCACGCACTGATGCCAATGCTGCAGATTTGATGACTTCAGATTGTGATGAATATGACCGTGAGTTTGTTACTGGTGAACGTACTAACGAAGGTTTTTACCGCGTTAGAGCTGGTTTAGACCAAGCTATTTCACGTGGTCTTGCTTATGCTCCTTATGCTGATTTAATTTGGTGTGAAACAGCTAAACCTTGTCTTGAAGAAGCGAAGAAATTTGCTGATGCCATTCATGCACAGTACCCAGATCAACTACTTGCTTATAACTGTTCACCTTCGTTCAACTGGAAGAAGAATTTAGATGACGTCACTATTGCTAAGTTCCAGCAAGAGTTGTCTAACATGGGCTACAAGTACCAGTTCATCACGTTAGCAGGCATTCATAACATGTGGTACAACATGTTCGATTTAGCCTATGACTATGCACGTGGTGAAGGCATGAAGCATTATGTTGAAAAAGTACAAGAGCTTGAATTTGCTGCTGCTAAGAAAGGTTATACCTTCGTATCGCACCAGCAAGAAGTGGGTACAGGTTACTTTGATCAAGTGACAACGTGTATTCAAGGCGGTAAATCGTCAGTAACAGCGCTAACGGGCTCTACTGAAGAAGAACAGTTTTAATCGTTAGTCCCAACCGTTTTACAAGTTTGGTCACTTTGTGACTGTTGTAACCCCGTGCGGCTCACCTACAGGTCGTACGGGATTTTTATCCTCATATGATGGTTTATAAGCGAATGCTTAGTTGTTAAACCTGATTGTTTGGATACTTCCTACCCGTAAGTTTTTTCCAACCACATTATTGTGATTGCGGCTCTTGTGAGCCGTTTTTTTTTGCCCAATATTTATCGTTTATGTAGATGTCACTTTTGCGCCCAGATGAATCCCATTTATCTCGAACCACACTTGCTCAAAAATCGCTATTCCTGAATAAAGTGATGTAATAGCGATGTAACATGTCGCTTACTTATTGTACTAGCATCAGTGAGATTAATTCATTAACCAGTAGGCGCTAGGATATGAGTATTGTTGTTTTGCTTTGATACGTGAGCTAGCTTGAGCGAATAGCAATATCTACAAGACACTGTGATGAAATTGAGTATACTGAAAACAATGTTTGTTATATTTAGGTTAATTTTTGAAGGCGATGACTCAGCAAAAAGGGGCAGATTACTGGACCAAGCGGATTAGTGATCAAGAAATGCCTGCATTATGTTCAACTGTGCGTGATTTAGAAAAGTTGGCAAAAGACGATGTGTCTTCGTTATCTTTGTTAGGTCGAAGTGTCATGCACGACAATGCACTCACCTCGCGTATTTTACGAGTGGCAAACAGCGCCACTTACAATAAAGGTATTAATCCTGTTTCGACCGTTAGCCGTGCAGCGGTAGTATTAGGTTTTGATACTATCCGCAATATATGCATTACCGCAAAACTACTCACCAGTTTACTTGAAAATAAGCACCTGAGTGAAGGTGTCTATCAACGTTTATTAAAACTGATGGCGCAATCTTTTCAAGCGGCGATGCTCGCCAGAATGATGATGAGCGACCGTGGAGAATCGCTACGTGAAGAGGTGTTTATTGCCTCGTTATTGTATCGAATAGGCGAAAGCGCTTTTTGGAGTATGGGCGGTGAATTGACCGAACAGCTTGATAATAAGTTGTTAGCCATTGACAATAAAATTGAACAAAACTCATTGATTCGAGCTGAACTAGGCACCTCTTTTACCCAGCTGACCCAAAGTATTGCCAGAAGCTGGGGCTTAGGTGAAGTGCTGATTAAGTCTTTAGCACAACCCGATGAGCGCATGCCTGAGATCCGTTGTATTTTTTTAGCCGATAAGTTATCAGAAATTGTGTCGCAGCCTAAAGTTAACCCTGAAGAACTGCATAAGCGCCTATCTCAAGCCGCAGAAATGTTAGACATCAGTGTGGATGAATTTACTGAAAAATTTATCGATTGCAGTAAAATAACCCATAAATTAGCCATTGAATATGGTGCCAAAGCCATAGTGTCTTATTTACCGAATACCGCAGACGTATTAGAACATGTCGATTCTCCTGTTGAGCCCACTGAAATTCGGCTAACCAATCAAGGTTATCAGTTAAGTAAATTGAGACAATTAACCCACTATGCAGTGGTTAAAACTGATTTTAATCAAATAATGCAAACCACATTAGAAGGGATGTTAACCGGAGTTGGCCTAGACCGTTGTGGTGTACTGTTACTCTCTCCAAGCCGTAAATTATTACAACCTAGGGTGATGATGGGGGATGGCGCTGAATTGTTGAAACAAGCCTTTGTGATTGAACTAGACGATCCTCGATCGGTTTTCACTCAATGTATTGGGCAAAAAAAGAGTGTGTGGGTCAATGCTCCCACCAGTAAAGAATGCAAAGTACAAATTGATGATGTGCTAGTTGAACGCTTTTCTCAAAATGGCTTTTTATTAGCACCACTCTTTGTTGGCCATAAAGTGTTGGGATTATTTTATGCGGATAGGCAGGGATCTGGACGTTGTTTTGAGCAAGAGGATTTCGACAGTTTTACTCACTTTAGTGAACTCGCTAACGTGTGTTTTGGGGTGTCGATGACATAAGGTGGCTATTGAATAGTTTCCAATTAGCTACAATCTGTCTAGTGTCTAGTGTCTAGTGTCTAGTGTCTAGTGTCTAGTGAATAGTGAATAGTGAATAGTGAATAGTGAAGCGTTAACTATTCACTATTATGGCGGTCATCATACTCGACAATGGCCACCATATTGTTTAATGGCTATTGCATAATTAAGCTGGTAATACGTTTGGCTTTATCGTTTGGAATTGGAAAACTCAAATGATATTGCGCTATCTTCCATCCTTCAGAAGTTTGTACCAACGCACCTGTACCCCGGCTGATACCATACGCCGGGCTATAGAGCTGCTCGTCAAATACAATGGTATCGTCAATTTGTAACAAGTGACGTGACTTTAAATCGTAACGCCAGCCTTTAGTGGGTTTGGCATAATGCTCAAATTCAACCATATTCCAACGCTCTGAATCATCGGTACCAATAAACACCGCTTGTGGATGATAAAGACTAAAATAAGTGGTCCAGTCAGCAGCAGCTGCACTTTCATGTAATAAATTTAACAAGGCGCTGACTTCTTGGTTGTCTTTTTCTGATAAGCCTTGGCTATCAATTAACTCATTTTTTTGGCTAATGTCTTTTATAACAGCTTCACTTTCGGAGCTCACTTGCTGACTAACTTGTTTGTTTTTAGGCTCAGTTTGGCTCTGTTCAAGTGTTGATTCTTCGGCTTCAGTTGCATGTAAATCGAAGGCTGCCACTGTCGTCATTAACACGGCAATAAAACCGAGTCGGTGAATGATTGATTGCATAGTATTCCTGTTAACCTAGTAAATTATTATTATGTGTTTTAATACTTTTTTAATGCCAATTTATTGGATCTAGTTGATAAAACTGGCTCAATTCTTTATACAATTGTTGATGCTGTTGGTAAAACTCCACGGGTCGTTCAAAAAACGTTTCACTTATCACCGCAAAAAACTCCGCCGGGTTGGTCGCGCCGTAATAGTTAAATAATGACGGGATATGGTGTTGAGCGCAATACTGAAGTTGCTTAAATTCTTGCCCCAATGTGCTAGACCATGAGCGATATGAAGTGATATCGCGCAGTGGTGGTGCACCATTAGCTGTTCCATCTTCTTGATCAAGCTGGTGAGCGAATTCGTGTATAACAACATTGCTACCATCAAACGGATCGGCAGCGCCTTCTATAGTGCTGTTCCATGACAATACGACTTTGCCATATTCCCAAGACTCTCCCAGCAACACATTGCGTTGGCTTGATTGTACCCCTGCGAGATCCGTGCGGTTTTTCTCAACGATAAACGCGCTTGGATAGACTAAGATTTGTTTAAGTTTTGGGTAATAGTCAGTTTTACGGTTGAGTAATAATAAACACGCTTGGGCTGCAATCGTCACTTTTACTTCGTCATTGATTTCGAATCCGTCACAACCGATAAATTGTTTCTCATCAATAAATATCTGAATATGCTTTTTGAGTTGAAGTTGCAAATCCGTCGGCATGGCTTTGAAATAAGGAAAACGCTTTTTTAA
The nucleotide sequence above comes from Shewanella sp. Arc9-LZ. Encoded proteins:
- a CDS encoding nuclear transport factor 2 family protein, whose product is MQSIIHRLGFIAVLMTTVAAFDLHATEAEESTLEQSQTEPKNKQVSQQVSSESEAVIKDISQKNELIDSQGLSEKDNQEVSALLNLLHESAAAADWTTYFSLYHPQAVFIGTDDSERWNMVEFEHYAKPTKGWRYDLKSRHLLQIDDTIVFDEQLYSPAYGISRGTGALVQTSEGWKIAQYHLSFPIPNDKAKRITSLIMQ
- the aceB gene encoding malate synthase A, yielding MTAEQLVAQYSKSTANADDSIKTDLTFIGPTVNGQEDVFNSGAVAFLDSLCAKFVDEVPELLAKRKQKQARIDNGELPDFLPETRAIRGGDWTIRGMPDDLTDRRVEITGPVDRKMIINALNANVKVFMADFEDSLAPSWQKIVEGQINLRDAVRGDIELTVPETGKHYSLNPDPAVLIARVRGLHLIEKHIEYKGKPIPGGLVDFAMYFYHNYRQLLAKNSGPYFYIPKLESHIEARWWAKMFAFVEERFCLQPGTIKCTCLIETLPAVFEMEEILYELRSNIVALNCGRWDYIFSYIKTLKNYPDRVLPDRQAVTMDTKFLSAYSRLLIKTCHKRGALAMGGMAAFIPAKDEATNELVLQKVRGDKELEARNGHDGTWVAHPGLADTAMKIFNDYIGGDRTNQLHITRDVDAPILASELLEPCQGERTEAGMRLNIRIALQYIEAWIQGNGCVPIYGLMEDAATAEISRTSIWQWIQHGKSLSNGKLVTKALFKDMLKEEMANVKEELGAERFKAGEFVKAATLFEQITTSDELVDFLTLPGYELLTA
- a CDS encoding GGDEF domain-containing protein encodes the protein MPQILMYFFIIIVLLFSRAAIADNIDYDKELDTIEQSLKTDIGYAIEKIDTALSSESLLTSPQHSRLYMLLGTKDLYLGHFVEADKAFDKALTYGPLGEELTNIYLLKITANIGLSNYQKAFALLEDNLSRIDSYQDQSIKIMSYIRLMNVYLQLNAYEEMLRIAQLALSLNQGKDPKSECFSMLYHSVAHLKLAHFDQAETFFKDTQLYCKNHGFPLIEIMSIKGQGNVLFDKGLYAEAEPFYLVALERYQKFKFQIEINEIQSYLSSIYFHLGDYQQADMFAQLVNALPNKPSNMQVKKRVSEILSLIAGKRGQFDKAYQYQVVASALGQQLLDEQKVKENAYQMARFDSVEKNRENTSLIQDHELLMKQKDLFMKEKSSSIMFSTLLVGLSVGLLLLLISAWMQRNQFMKQAQRDGLTGIFNRRTGQEMAENEFIQAQMLGESFSVLLMDLDLFKNINDQYGHATGDWVLKKVTHVIGEMLKPTHIFTRMGGEEFAIFMPKQTEDIAVEFAEQVRHAVANINTRFSGHDFTVTVSCGVSSVDKDDLSLDPLIRRADLALYKAKHNGRNCVICYNDAIK
- a CDS encoding HDOD domain-containing protein, which codes for MTQQKGADYWTKRISDQEMPALCSTVRDLEKLAKDDVSSLSLLGRSVMHDNALTSRILRVANSATYNKGINPVSTVSRAAVVLGFDTIRNICITAKLLTSLLENKHLSEGVYQRLLKLMAQSFQAAMLARMMMSDRGESLREEVFIASLLYRIGESAFWSMGGELTEQLDNKLLAIDNKIEQNSLIRAELGTSFTQLTQSIARSWGLGEVLIKSLAQPDERMPEIRCIFLADKLSEIVSQPKVNPEELHKRLSQAAEMLDISVDEFTEKFIDCSKITHKLAIEYGAKAIVSYLPNTADVLEHVDSPVEPTEIRLTNQGYQLSKLRQLTHYAVVKTDFNQIMQTTLEGMLTGVGLDRCGVLLLSPSRKLLQPRVMMGDGAELLKQAFVIELDDPRSVFTQCIGQKKSVWVNAPTSKECKVQIDDVLVERFSQNGFLLAPLFVGHKVLGLFYADRQGSGRCFEQEDFDSFTHFSELANVCFGVSMT
- the aceA gene encoding isocitrate lyase, with translation MTTQLTRQQQVDAIKKDWAENPRWKSVKRPFTAEEVVALRGSVVPENTIAKMGAAKLWELVNGGAKKGYVNSLGALTGGQAVQQAKAGIEAIYLSGWQVAADANLAGTMYPDQSLYPANSVPAVVSRINNSFRRADQIQWGKEVNPGDDNYTDYFLPIVADAEAGFGGVLNAFELMKSMIDAGAAGVHFEDQLASVKKCGHMGGKVLVPTQEAVQKLVAARLAADVSGVDTLVIARTDANAADLMTSDCDEYDREFVTGERTNEGFYRVRAGLDQAISRGLAYAPYADLIWCETAKPCLEEAKKFADAIHAQYPDQLLAYNCSPSFNWKKNLDDVTIAKFQQELSNMGYKYQFITLAGIHNMWYNMFDLAYDYARGEGMKHYVEKVQELEFAAAKKGYTFVSHQQEVGTGYFDQVTTCIQGGKSSVTALTGSTEEEQF
- a CDS encoding M90 family metallopeptidase; the encoded protein is MIAIVILLVISITAVAWIVSSQWRLNRQRSIVASKPFPTQWRHILKKRFPYFKAMPTDLQLQLKKHIQIFIDEKQFIGCDGFEINDEVKVTIAAQACLLLLNRKTDYYPKLKQILVYPSAFIVEKNRTDLAGVQSSQRNVLLGESWEYGKVVLSWNSTIEGAADPFDGSNVVIHEFAHQLDQEDGTANGAPPLRDITSYRSWSSTLGQEFKQLQYCAQHHIPSLFNYYGATNPAEFFAVISETFFERPVEFYQQHQQLYKELSQFYQLDPINWH